A region from the Leguminivora glycinivorella isolate SPB_JAAS2020 chromosome 3, LegGlyc_1.1, whole genome shotgun sequence genome encodes:
- the LOC125224645 gene encoding uncharacterized protein LOC125224645, which translates to MGMGMGMEWEWEWEWEWEWEWEWEWEWEWEWEWEWEWEWEWEWEWEWEWEWEWEWEWEWEWEWEWEWEWEWEWEWEWEWEWEWEWEWEWEWEWEWEWEWEWEWEWEWEWEWEWEWEWEWEWEWEWEWEWEWEWEWEWEWEWEWEWEWEWEWEWEWEWEWEWEWEWEWEWEWEWEWEWEWEWEWEWEWEWEWEWEWEWEWEWEWEWEWEWEWE; encoded by the coding sequence ATGGGAATGGGAATGGGAATGGAATGGGAATGGGAATGGGAATGGGAATGGGAATGGGAATGGGAATGGGAATGGGAATGGGAATGGGAATGGGAATGGGAATGGGAATGGGAATGGGAATGGGAATGGGAATGGGAATGGGAATGGGAATGGGAATGGGAATGGGAATGGGAATGGGAATGGGAATGGGAATGGGAATGGGAATGGGAATGGGAATGGGAATGGGAGTGGGAGTGGGAGTGGGAGTGGGAGTGGGAGTGGGAGTGGGAGTGGGAGTGGGAGTGGGAGTGGGAGTGGGAGTGGGAGTGGGAGTGGGAGTGGGAGTGGGAGTGGGAGTGGGAGTGGGAGTGGGAGTGGGAGTGGGAGTGGGAGTGGGAGTGGGAGTGGGAGTGGGAGTGGGAGTGGGAGTGGGAGTGGGAGTGGGAGTGGGAGTGGGAGTGGGAGTGGGAGTGGGAGTGGGAGTGGGAGTGGGAGTGGGAGTGGGAGTGGGAGTGGGAGTGGGAGTGGGAGTGGGAATGGGAATGGGAATGGGAATGGGAATGGGAATGGGAATGGGAATGGGAATGGGAATGGGAATGGGAATGGGAATGGGAATGGGAATGGGAATGGGAATGGGAATGGGAATGGGAATGggaatag